In a genomic window of Xenopus laevis strain J_2021 chromosome 5S, Xenopus_laevis_v10.1, whole genome shotgun sequence:
- the sesn1.S gene encoding sestrin-1-like, with product MRLSPRAALSPPEIICSRCSQTCNNKELGIRIPRPLRQGPSRFVPEEEILQVASEDANMHSVFADAFVDLGRLDNITLVMVFHPQYLGSFLKTQHYLLQMDGPLSHCYQHYIGIMAASRHQCSYLVNLHVNDFIHHGGDQKWLNGLENAPQKLRNLGELNKMLAHRPWLITKEHIGQLLKAGEHSWSLAELIHAIVLLAQYHSLASFTFGCGINPEIHSDGGHTFRPPSVGNYCICDITNGNHGSEGHHPVGSVMPTDSSCEVEALMVKMKQLQEGRDEEEASQEEMATRFEREKTESMVFATEDEDIPPDIDVSRHFEDTSYGYKDFSRRGMHVPTFRVQDYSWEDHGYSLVNRLYPDVGQLLDEKFHIAYNLTYNTMAMHKDVDTSTLRRAVWNYVHCMFGIRYDDYDYGEINQLLDRSFKVYIKNVVCSPEKTSKRMYDGFWRQFKHSEKVHVNLLLMEARMQAELLYALRAITRYMT from the exons ATGAGGTTATCTCCCCGGGCAGCTCTCTCGCCTCCAGAGATCATTTGCAGCCGCTGCAGCCAGACCTGTAACAACAAG GAACTTGGAATCCGAATTCCACGACCACTAAGACAAGGACCCAGCAGATTTGTTCCTGAAGAAGAG ATTCTGCAGGTGGCAAGTGAGGATGCAAACATGCATTCTGTGTTTGCTGATGCTTTTGTAGATTTGGGTCGCTTAGATAACATTACCCTAGTGATGGTATTTCACCCTCAGTACTTGGGCAGCTTCCTGAAGACTCAGCATTACTTACTGCAAATGGATGGGCCCCTCTCGCACTGTTACCAGCACTACATTGGCATCATG gcaGCATCTAGGCATCAGTGTTCCTATCTTGTTAATCTTCATGTCAATGACTTTATACATCATGGAGGGGACCAAAAGTGGTTAAATGGCCTGGAGAATGCCCCCCAAAAGTTGCGTAACCTTGGGGAGCTGAACAAAATGCTAGCACACCGGCCGTGGCTCATCACAAAAGAGCATATTGGG CAATTGCTAAAAGCTGGAGAACACAGCTGGTCTTTGGCAGAATTAATTCATGCAATCGTTCTTCTGGCTCAGTACCACTCCTTAGCCTCTTTCACATTTGGTTGTGGAATTAACCCAGAAATACACAGTGATGGTGGCCACACTTTCCGCCCTCCCTCTGTTGgcaactactgtatatgtgaTATTACCAATGGCAACCATGGGAGTGAAGGACATCATCCTGTTGGAAGTGTGATG CCAACAGACTCCTCTTgtgaagttgaagctttgatggTAAAGATGAAGCAACTTCAAGAAGGCAGAGATGAAGAAGAGGCAAGTCAGGAAGAGATGGCAACTCGTTTTGAGAGAGAGAAAACTGAAAGCATGGTGTTTGCTACAG AAGATGAAGACATTCCTCCAGATATAGATGTTTCCCGGCATTTCGAAGATACTAGTTATGGTTATAAAGATTTCTCCCGACGAGGGATGCATGTGCCTACTTTTCGAGTGCAG GATTACAGCTGGGAAGACCATGGCTATTCACTAGTTAATCGCCTTTATCCAGATGTTGGGCAGCTATTAGATGAAAAGTTCCACATTGCTTACAACTTGACTTATAATACCATGGCGATGCATAAAGATGTGGATACTTCAACTTTAAGACGTGCAGTATGGAATTATGTCCACTGTATGTTTGGTATAAG ATATGATGATTATGATTATGGAGAAATCAACCAGTTATTAGATCGCAGTTTCAAggtttacattaaaaatgtgGTGTGCAGTCCCGAGAAGACTTCAAAGAGAATGTATGATGGATTTTGGAGACAATTTAAGCACTCTGAAAAA GTACATGTAAATTTGCTTCTTATGGAAGCAAGAATGCAGGCAGAACTGCTTTATGCTCTGAGAGCAATTACTCGATATATGACCTGA